In Rhinatrema bivittatum chromosome 1, aRhiBiv1.1, whole genome shotgun sequence, a single genomic region encodes these proteins:
- the LOC115095325 gene encoding perilipin-2-like codes for MTSVAGAAETDPQQNVAVRVANLPLVSSTCDMVSSAYVSTKENHPYLKSVCEVAEKGVKTITNVALTSTKPIIQKLEPQIALANNCACIGLDKIEEKLPFLQQPTDKLVANATGMVVGAKEAVAGTVMGAKDTVAHAITGVVDKAKGAAQESMEMTKAVVTGSINSVLGSPMVQVVSTGVDAALSKTEALVDQYLPVTEGEAAKEVTRAGTEKPSYYARLGSLSSKVRKQAYEQALIRVKDAKRRSQEAISQLHHTIDLMEYAQKNLSSANQKLQDAQERLYQSWVAWKRNMGQQDGEEAPSREHIESRALAIAQHLSRQLQTNCFALVSSIQGLPQNIQNQAHHVSCLAGDIYQNFHSVGSIRDLSDQLLSTSKEQLKKMKESMDEVMAYLANTTPLNWLVGPVYPQLKQEQASQQV; via the exons ATGACTTCAGTAGCAGGTGCAGCTGAAACTGACCCACAACAG AATGTGGCGGTGAGGGTGGCTAACCTGCCGTTAGTGAGCTCTACCTGTGACATGGTTTCATCTGCTTACGTCAGCACAAAAGAGAACCATCCCTACCTGAAGTCTGTCTGTGAGGTGGCAGAGAAGGGAGTGAAGACAATCACTAACGTGGCCCTCACAAGTACAAAACCTATCATCCAAAAACTGGAGCCACAAA ttgcTCTTGCCAATAACTGTGCCTGCATAGGCCTGGATAAAATTGAAGAGAAGCTGCCTTTCCTCCAGCAACCAACTGATAAG CTTGTTGCTAATGCCACAGGCATGGTGGTTGGTGCAAAAGAAGCTGTAGCAGGCACTGTGATGGGTGCCAAGGACACAGTTGCCCATGCAATCACTGGAGTGGTGGACAAGGCCAAGGGAGCCGCACAGGAGAGCATGGAAATGACAAAAGCTGTTGTGACTGGGAGCATTAACTCTGTTCTGGGAAGCCCCATGGTGCAGGTGGTGAGCACTGGGGTGGATGCTGCACTGAGCAAGACGGAGGCCCTTGTGGATCAGTATCTCCCAGTGACTGAAGGggaagcag CCAAAGAAGTTACCAGAGCTGGAACTGAGAAGCCAAGCTATTATGCTAGACTGGGATCTCTGTCTTCCAAGGTTCGCAAGCAAGCCTATGAGCAGGCCTTGATCAGAGTGAAAGATGCTAAACGCAGGAGCCAGGAGGCCATCTCTCAGCTCCATCACACCATTGATCTG ATGGAGTATGCCCAAAAGAATCTGtctagtgccaaccagaaactgCAGGATGCCCAGGAGAGATTGTACCAGTCTTGGGTAGCATGGAAGAGAAACATGGGACAGCAGGATGGAGAGGAAGCTCCCAGCAGagag caCATTGAATCACGTGCCTTAGCTATTGCCCAGCACCTGTCTCGCCAGCTTCAGACAAACTGCTTTGCACTGGTATCAAGCATCCAAGGTTTGCCCCAAAACATCCAGAACCAAGCCCACCATGTTAGCTGCCTGGCTGGAGACATCTACCAGAACTTCCACTCTGTTGGCTCCATCAGAGACCTGTCTGATCAGCTCCTCAGCACCAGCAAAGAACAGCTGAAGAAAATGAAGGAATCCATGGATGAGGTGATGGCTTATCTTGCTAACACCACACCACTCAACTGGTTGGTAGGTCCTGTGTACCCACAGCTGAAGCAAGAACAAGCCAGCCAACAAGTCTGA